The following coding sequences are from one Treponema bryantii window:
- a CDS encoding GNAT family N-acetyltransferase, translating into MENQDVEYAVSAPEGQLVISDSDGNTPDDEKYYSLPEWGPSDGFDLREEFVNNLHAPLAREELQSALHSGRGVFKNFRNVLKNYPEIDKRWHIYKHRFMSARINEWYNSLREIWGLEKLDQLPESDDTLVHDDFSFKEYDSAADKKTILLNITADSCEDETLPLELNRAFYGLWRAQFEGAAEETQTGFICSSLSDDFAGCITASPLLQNQEKIVMITSLFVPEQFRGLGISTELINMCISSLRNCGKEWVIIPNTIAPDILQPLLTRTGFRKINSGYILSLIGE; encoded by the coding sequence ATGGAAAATCAGGATGTTGAATATGCCGTCTCTGCACCTGAAGGTCAGCTCGTTATTTCTGATTCAGATGGTAATACACCAGATGATGAAAAGTATTACAGTTTACCTGAGTGGGGGCCATCAGATGGTTTTGATTTGCGTGAAGAATTTGTAAATAATCTTCATGCTCCATTGGCCCGTGAAGAGCTTCAGAGTGCTCTGCATTCAGGAAGGGGGGTATTTAAGAATTTTAGAAACGTATTAAAAAACTATCCTGAAATTGATAAACGATGGCATATATATAAGCACAGATTTATGTCGGCACGTATCAATGAATGGTATAATTCACTGCGAGAAATATGGGGATTAGAAAAATTAGATCAGTTACCAGAATCGGATGATACCTTAGTGCATGATGATTTTTCGTTCAAGGAATATGATTCAGCTGCTGATAAGAAAACAATCCTTTTGAATATTACTGCAGATTCCTGCGAGGATGAGACACTGCCACTGGAATTAAACAGAGCATTTTACGGATTATGGCGAGCCCAGTTTGAAGGGGCCGCAGAAGAAACTCAGACCGGTTTTATTTGCTCAAGTCTTTCAGATGATTTTGCAGGTTGTATAACAGCATCTCCGCTTTTACAAAATCAGGAAAAGATTGTTATGATTACAAGTCTTTTTGTTCCTGAACAGTTCCGGGGACTTGGAATAAGTACAGAACTTATTAATATGTGTATATCCAGCCTTAGAAACTGTGGAAAAGAATGGGTTATTATCCCGAATACTATTGCACCGGATATTTTACAGCCGTTATTAACACGTACAGGCTTTAGAAAAATCAACTCCGGTTACATTTTGTCTTTAATAGGAGAATAA